In Solanum stenotomum isolate F172 chromosome 6, ASM1918654v1, whole genome shotgun sequence, one DNA window encodes the following:
- the LOC125869135 gene encoding uncharacterized protein LOC125869135 yields MENVESVAKAALEKLKEMNMVENAKEIVKRTTPFVSEYARILFDGLLENLKQIVVKTTPFVRTSSDWLLEKAPPLISTSINSIRIAPIYYTIPIGFLLILFLRRGCSGGDGGNGKTMKAPGRNNVRMTRRDFEKSPKSYFRDLRSRKK; encoded by the coding sequence ATGGAGAACGTGGAGAGCGTAGCAAAAGCTGCACTTGAGAAATTGAAGGAGATGAATATGGTGGAAAACGCAAAGGAGATCGTCAAAAGAACAACACCGTTTGTATCGGAATATGCGCGGATCTTATTTGATGGGTTACTGGAAAATCTGAAGCAGATTGTCGTGAAAACGACGCCGTTCGTACGAACCTCATCGGACTGGTTACTGGAAAAAGCTCCTCCACTGATATCTACTTCGATAAATTCGATCCGTATAGCTCCAATATATTACACCATTCCAATTGGATTTCTGCTGATTTTGTTCCTCCGCCGGGGCTGCAGCGGCGGCGACGGCGGAAATGGGAAGACGATGAAAGCTCCGGGAAGGAATAATGTAAGGATGACCAGGCGTGATTTTGAAAAAAGTCCTAAATCCTATTTCCGCGATCTCCGCTCCCGAAAAAAATAA
- the LOC125868926 gene encoding cytochrome P450 CYP749A22-like — protein sequence MFENFGTDYLGQLLKLLHEPDTNKSITLDQMIDEIKALYGAGHLTTTSLLGWSVFLLALHPEWQEKARKEVVAFWRNFITSHGSKPYLFVTEPELIKEILSNKEDTYPKMDMEGYAKKLLGESLVTNEGEKWGKVRKLANHTFHAESLKRMVPEMSESVQKMLERWREHEGKEFDMLKDFRLLTTEVISRTAFGSSYMEGKLFFYEKLCTI from the exons atgtttgaaaattttgggACTGATTACCTGGGGCAACTTCTGAAGCTTTTGCACGAACCAGATACGAACAAGAGTATCACGTTAGATCAAATGATCGACGAGATCAAAGCATTGTATGGTGCTGGTCATCTTACAACGACAAGCTTACTTGGCTGGTCTGTTTTTCTCTTAGCACTTCACCCCGAATGGCAAGAAAAAGCCAGAAAGGAAGTAGTTGCATTCT GGAGGAATTTCATCACTTCGCATGGCTCAAAACCATACTTATTTGTGACTGAACCAGAGCTGATCAAAGAAATATTGTCCAACAAAGAAGATACTTATCCGAAAATGGACATGGAAGGCTATGCGAAAAAACTACTAGGGGAATCACTTGTAACAAATGAAGGTGAAAAATGGGGAAAAGTAAGAAAACTTGCCAACCACACTTTCCATGCAGAAAGCCTGAAA CGTATGGTGCCAGAAATGAGTGAAAGTGTTCAAAAGATGCTAGAAAGATGGAGAGAACACGAAGGAAAAGAGTTCGATATGCTTAAGGATTTTAGACTGTTAACAACTGAAGTAATTTCTAGGACAGCATTTGGAAGCAGCTACATGGAAggcaaactatttttttat GAAAAATTATGCACAATTTAA